The following DNA comes from Octopus sinensis unplaced genomic scaffold, ASM634580v1 Contig01240, whole genome shotgun sequence.
aagaaaaatataacgtgcgtaataatttattgtagttaattcgataaattaaaaacatttaaaaaataaaataaataacatttaatatcaCCAATCTGTATTATTTCAGCTCGTCAAATATAAGGGCAAAAAGAAATTGTTCTACAAGGATCCTTTTCTTCTAAACCTGCCATCAAATTTTGTCTTCAAAAAAAAGTTTGTTGAGCGATGGGAAAAATGCCAGAATTTCCACATCCTTAGATGCAAAATTGATTTCGTCAGTgtaaaacctctcgaatccgccacctctcgaatccgccgaaTTTTTTCAAGAATACGAAATTTCCTATGAGATATTCCCGAATCCGCAAATTTCTCGAATCCGCCGcgtttttagaaatatatattttttattttcttaattattatttttttaaatttcaaaacacTTTTACACGAGACATTATCATTTAATTGTGTGGTTGGTCCTGTTAATTGTAATGAAACGTAAttgtaccagatttaaaaattcaaaaaacaaaaattattaaatttatcgatCAAAATCCAGGAATTTCGCTTACAAGAGTGTCCGCTATCTTTTCCGAAAGATTCAGACGCGTTATTTCAAGACGATCTTTAAACGACCTTAGGAACAGAAGGAATGTATCTGCCTTGCTTTTTTCAGAATTATCTCGGAATCCATATTTAAAGTTCAATGAAATTGATGAAGATACTATGTCATGGATTGAAATGATGGAAACCAGAGGAGCATTTCTTAATGATTCGATTATTCTTACAAAGGCTGAAGACTTTGCGAAGAAACGTCAAATAACTGAGTTTAAAGCCAGTCGTGGATGGcttgaaaaatttaaaagaagacATGGGTTAAAATTGAAGAAACTTTATGGAGAATCTTCTACAGAGAATTTCTCAAATTCTGAAGTTAATGATTTTCTCATTaatataagagtaaaaataaaattatatggtcGCGAAAATGTCTATAATGCAGATGAGACAGGATTATTTTATAAAGCTCTTCCATGTAAAAGCATTTGCAAGATCAAGAGATATGGGCATAAATTATTGAAGGATCGAATATCGATAATGTTCTGTTCAAATATGACTGGTACCGATAAACTAACACCATTCATAATTGGAAAATTCAAAAATCCTAGATGCTCTAAAAATTTTAGCTATCGAAGTTTTGTGACCTATCATAATTCAAAAAAAGCATGGATGGATTCTATGTTTTTCCTTATTAAACTGGGGGATTTGGCaagcagaagaagaaatgatcattgggaacggacatggcttttcTAACGCATAacaatagccatcttgcgtgggaattgccattccatcttatcctctgcagctaattaaatactaaataacaGATTCAAATATGATAAtttcgtttttaaaaaaatatgtaaaaaaaaaaattttaataagaaattataaatttcttttaagaTGCCAATCTTTGGGAAAGACAGATTTTTGTTACGACGATTTATCAAATTGAAAAGCAAAAAGATATTAataatatgttaattaatttcttcaaa
Coding sequences within:
- the LOC115227015 gene encoding jerky protein homolog-like — protein: MTQIKSGRSLEVSATDCKKELELRIACENFHEFEVDCYFKLIDASINNERPQKTLPYFKRKSIPPVSKYPRGHPGESGDQQGSVSKRSSAAEPGETAEEIILVLEWVSTHVESQPTIFHRKLSRNPYLKFNEIDEDTMSWIEMMETRGAFLNDSIILTKAEDFAKKRQITEFKASRGWLEKFKRRHGLKLKKLYGESSTENFSNSEVNDFLINIRVKIKLYGRENVYNADETGLFYKALPCKSICKIKRYGHKLLKDRISIMFCSNMTGTDKLTPFIIGKFKNPRCSKNFSYRSFVTYHNSKKAWMDSMFFLIKLGDLASRRRNDHWERTWLF